The Candidatus Poribacteria bacterium genome contains the following window.
GCCACCCACCGATGTTAATCCACGTCTCAATTTGTGGGGATCCGGTAAACTGCGCGCTCCATTGGAGACAATAGCCGCCGACGTTTGCCGAACTCCTACGTCCCATCAGGTTAGAGTCGCCCTGAGACTCTTCAGGGAAAAACCACGCCTGAATCGTGAGCCCATCGGTAATGTCGAGTTCGGGGACTGCGTCAACCTCCACAAACTGCTGGTCATCTTCAAGATGCACAGCACCGCCAATCTTACCGTCTTTCGACCAGATCGCACCTTCAAGGGTGCCTTCAATGTTATTTCCTGTTACATCTACAACTTTGCCACCGTCGTCTTCATCAAAAGTGAAGTACAACATGAGTGCATCGTCATCGTTTATTGCCCACGCGCTGACACTAAAACATAGGGCAATGACCAAAAAAAACGTGATAATCGGTTTCATACCGTAGACTCCTTTATTCTCGTTGTCAGTTGTCGG
Protein-coding sequences here:
- a CDS encoding LamG domain-containing protein; the protein is MKPIITFFLVIALCFSVSAWAINDDDALMLYFTFDEDDGGKVVDVTGNNIEGTLEGAIWSKDGKIGGAVHLEDDQQFVEVDAVPELDITDGLTIQAWFFPEESQGDSNLMGRRSSANVGGYCLQWSAQFTGSPQIETWINIGGWQGSRNKQTIEPDLEAWHHVSSTFDGDMIRQYIDGKLDVEFAPPKGKINSIEVVFRIGKAQTGLPGMIGLVDEVAIYDRALTVEEINQDMENGVYFAVSPKDKLATTWGKLKM